The Paenibacillus uliginis N3/975 genome has a window encoding:
- a CDS encoding methyl-accepting chemotaxis protein: MIKKVFTRYKASLSKQMLLFLVLLIAVPTVILSLSLTQLARNQLERELLSQVEAVTTMITHVLNNSHSDYSVTIDSFADFSVPPGEKSEAHIKDRIIHIEEDIDNVLAAFMFYDDRYYNSSDEDSKGYDPTTREWYKQAIQNKGQIIMTSPYIDVVTGSYVITFAKTLSDGSGVAGIDVAIDHLNKLVGTYKIGEQGYVSLFDRNNVTLSHPRFQQGEPLQDERFQVMRNQAEGSFMLADKDRQEYYHFNNQNSLGLNVVSVIDWSEINHKTGPLLWISFLFIALLLALISLFIWVFMKRMIRPVLQLKQLTDSIAHGDLTVRSIESGRTDEIGQLQSNFNTMSQSLSDVLLLITDHSEQISASSQQLSATSEQNVVTIEQVASSMQEISSMSSDMNVSMDAVKQTAEHAQHELDDAIRTIHKSTEMSQLINVLANKGEKSLGAARQQMDTILEHSNRSKNETEELNQVAGEISGVTNFIQEIASQTNLLALNASIEAARAGQEGRGFAVVALEVRKLADQTASAAEKIATLIREVQERARHMVGRMEEGVESAATGSEMTQSVELQFKEMYEAIGRIDTQLGQVASVSERLMESNKEMITAFDKSSALSQATGQEVDLVAASSEEQNASMEEVAASAAHLAGIAEELQSLVLRFKLKRTE, from the coding sequence ATGATCAAAAAAGTGTTTACCCGTTATAAAGCATCCCTATCTAAGCAGATGCTGCTCTTCCTTGTCTTGCTTATCGCCGTCCCCACCGTCATTCTAAGCCTTTCCTTGACACAACTTGCTCGCAACCAACTAGAGCGTGAATTGTTGTCCCAAGTCGAAGCCGTTACAACAATGATTACTCATGTTCTTAATAATTCGCACAGTGATTATTCCGTCACAATTGACAGCTTTGCCGATTTCAGTGTCCCTCCAGGAGAAAAATCGGAAGCGCATATCAAAGACCGTATCATCCATATAGAGGAAGACATCGATAATGTGTTGGCCGCTTTCATGTTCTACGACGATCGATACTACAACTCTTCTGATGAGGACAGCAAAGGTTACGATCCGACTACACGCGAATGGTACAAGCAAGCGATTCAGAATAAAGGTCAGATCATTATGACGTCTCCATATATCGACGTCGTAACTGGAAGCTACGTCATTACGTTTGCCAAGACGCTTTCCGACGGTTCAGGCGTAGCAGGAATCGATGTTGCCATCGATCACTTAAACAAACTGGTAGGTACATACAAGATCGGAGAACAGGGATATGTCAGCTTGTTCGATCGGAACAACGTAACGTTGTCGCATCCGCGATTCCAGCAAGGTGAGCCGCTTCAAGACGAGCGGTTCCAAGTGATGCGCAATCAAGCTGAAGGCTCGTTCATGCTTGCCGATAAAGATCGTCAGGAATATTACCATTTTAACAATCAAAATTCGCTCGGCTTAAACGTTGTATCCGTCATTGATTGGAGTGAAATTAATCATAAAACCGGACCCTTGTTGTGGATTTCGTTCCTGTTTATCGCACTGCTGCTAGCCCTCATTTCCTTATTTATTTGGGTATTCATGAAACGGATGATACGACCTGTACTGCAATTGAAGCAACTGACCGACTCCATCGCCCATGGCGATTTGACTGTCCGGTCCATCGAGAGCGGAAGAACGGATGAGATTGGGCAACTGCAATCGAACTTCAATACGATGTCGCAATCGTTGTCCGATGTGCTGCTGCTAATTACCGATCATTCCGAGCAAATATCTGCTTCTTCGCAGCAATTGTCCGCTACTTCAGAGCAGAACGTCGTAACGATTGAACAAGTCGCCTCCTCCATGCAAGAAATATCGTCCATGTCGTCCGATATGAATGTAAGCATGGACGCCGTTAAGCAAACGGCGGAGCATGCCCAGCATGAACTCGATGATGCCATTCGCACTATACATAAGAGCACTGAAATGTCTCAATTGATCAATGTTCTGGCGAACAAAGGGGAGAAATCTCTCGGCGCCGCGAGACAACAGATGGATACCATTCTTGAGCACTCCAATCGCTCTAAAAATGAGACGGAGGAGCTAAACCAGGTTGCCGGGGAAATTAGCGGGGTAACGAATTTCATTCAGGAAATTGCTTCGCAGACCAATTTACTTGCGCTGAACGCCTCCATTGAAGCGGCGCGGGCCGGTCAGGAAGGCCGCGGATTTGCCGTCGTCGCTCTGGAGGTGCGCAAGCTGGCTGATCAGACAGCGTCTGCCGCCGAGAAGATTGCCACCTTAATCAGGGAGGTGCAGGAACGTGCCCGCCACATGGTTGGACGCATGGAGGAAGGCGTGGAATCTGCCGCAACCGGAAGCGAAATGACGCAATCGGTCGAGCTACAGTTCAAGGAGATGTATGAAGCGATTGGACGCATTGACACGCAGCTCGGCCAAGTGGCTAGCGTCAGCGAACGGTTGATGGAGTCAAATAAAGAGATGATTACGGCGTTTGATAAATCTAGTGCCCTTAGCCAGGCCACTGGACAAGAGGTCGACCTTGTCGCCGCTTCTAGCGAAGAACAGAATGCTTCGATGGAGGAAGTTGCCGCCTCCGCTGCGCATCTTGCCGGCATCGCCGAAGAACTGCAGTCACTAGTGCTCCGCTTCAAATTGAAGCGGACAGAGTAG
- a CDS encoding response regulator: MDILIVDDETVIREGIQRTLRQRFPEFRTYLASNPEEALIILRNHRIHIVLTDILMPSMTGLELMNIASKRYPYMKWVVISAYSEFAYAQEAVRLGAKDYLLKPIGKDVLGQMIDKLSEEIERENRLTKEAQLLQANRKYLREAVFKRWASGLDIGRIDIHPFMESHPDFHLLMVRMETDKVVRLEHFIIENVLEELIHQYGNGFVSILDNKSLLGLVTLNESAGLPVLIEQLRGHLIKYLKVPFQIMSTERICDFNQVPGEVQRMWKASSTQVYEHYASGGDQAVEVALQYIRTHYHADLSLDKVASVVYLNPVYFSQLFKQKTGCGFKEYVIQLRLEQAKQLLQNPKLKLAEIAERIGYQDIRHFSQLFRKKYGVTPSEYRQNGMVGIPAAETK, encoded by the coding sequence ATGGACATTCTCATAGTTGATGACGAAACGGTCATTCGGGAGGGCATTCAGCGGACATTACGGCAACGCTTTCCCGAATTTCGCACCTATTTGGCGTCTAACCCAGAAGAAGCGCTGATTATCCTGCGCAACCACAGGATCCATATTGTGCTGACGGATATCCTCATGCCGAGCATGACGGGACTTGAACTAATGAATATCGCGAGCAAGAGATATCCGTACATGAAATGGGTGGTCATTTCCGCTTATTCCGAGTTTGCCTATGCCCAGGAAGCCGTCCGTTTGGGAGCCAAGGATTATCTCCTTAAGCCGATCGGCAAGGATGTGCTGGGCCAGATGATCGATAAGCTGAGCGAGGAGATCGAGCGGGAAAATCGGCTGACGAAGGAGGCGCAGCTGCTTCAGGCGAACCGCAAATACTTGCGGGAGGCCGTCTTTAAGCGCTGGGCATCGGGACTGGATATCGGACGAATCGATATCCACCCTTTTATGGAGAGCCATCCGGATTTCCACCTTCTGATGGTCAGGATGGAGACGGATAAAGTCGTGAGGCTGGAGCATTTTATTATCGAAAACGTGCTGGAGGAGTTGATCCATCAATATGGGAACGGTTTTGTCAGCATTTTGGACAACAAAAGCCTCTTGGGGCTCGTAACCTTGAACGAAAGCGCTGGCCTTCCCGTCCTGATCGAACAGCTGAGAGGACATTTGATCAAGTATTTGAAGGTGCCCTTCCAAATCATGAGTACAGAGCGGATATGCGATTTCAATCAGGTGCCCGGAGAAGTTCAGCGCATGTGGAAAGCGTCCTCGACACAGGTTTACGAGCATTATGCCAGCGGCGGCGATCAAGCGGTGGAGGTAGCCCTGCAGTATATCAGAACGCATTATCATGCAGATTTATCACTGGATAAGGTTGCGTCCGTCGTTTATCTGAATCCAGTTTATTTCAGTCAGCTGTTTAAACAAAAAACAGGCTGCGGCTTCAAGGAGTACGTGATTCAATTGAGACTGGAACAGGCCAAGCAGCTGCTGCAAAATCCAAAGCTGAAGCTGGCGGAGATCGCGGAACGGATCGGCTATCAGGACATACGGCATTTCTCCCAGTTGTTTCGCAAAAAGTACGGCGTCACGCCAAGCGAGTATCGTCAAAACGGCATGGTCGGCATTCCGGCAGCCGAAACTAAATAA